The following coding sequences are from one Bradyrhizobium sp. 200 window:
- a CDS encoding ABC transporter substrate-binding protein, protein MTRYSRRTLLKAGAAFAGASTIGFPAIVSAQAARIKIGHLVPLTGFLGAIGSYAQLGVKMAAEEINASGGIMGKQIDLMSEDSVNPATASTKAQRMIEQDGAVLLFGEISSASSLTIMQVAERNKKVFFSTGARSDALRGKDCNRYSFHCDIPNTVMVNAVGTALKQKGMVKGKKFVTLTADYIFGHDLLKAAKAFFSANEATLIGDELIATDVTDFSPYLLKVRQAKPDVVCCNLAGNQVTNLVKQYAEFGLPYPLVGFNLNTGDAWAMGEGNLSGTWPTVWYHTLDNPASRAFVEAFSKKHGKPPENHAWIEYITLKMIAQAITETKSTESDALIAYFEKQTQFDIMKARKAYFRSWDHQLVQEAYPFTVKPKNEMKDKWDMLVLGEAVPAAGAELESIYPTKTQNPCNMKA, encoded by the coding sequence ATGACCCGCTACAGCCGACGTACCCTGTTGAAGGCCGGCGCCGCCTTTGCCGGCGCCTCGACCATCGGATTCCCAGCAATCGTCAGCGCACAGGCCGCACGCATCAAGATCGGCCATCTGGTGCCGCTGACCGGCTTTCTCGGCGCGATCGGCAGCTACGCCCAGTTAGGGGTGAAGATGGCCGCCGAGGAGATCAACGCCTCCGGCGGCATCATGGGCAAGCAGATCGACCTGATGTCGGAAGACTCGGTCAATCCCGCGACCGCCTCGACCAAGGCGCAGCGCATGATCGAGCAGGACGGCGCGGTGCTGCTGTTCGGCGAAATTTCCTCCGCCTCGTCGCTGACGATCATGCAGGTCGCCGAACGCAACAAGAAGGTGTTCTTCTCGACCGGCGCGCGCTCGGACGCGCTGCGCGGCAAGGACTGCAACCGCTATTCCTTCCACTGCGACATCCCCAACACCGTGATGGTCAACGCCGTCGGCACCGCGCTCAAGCAGAAGGGCATGGTGAAGGGCAAGAAGTTCGTCACGCTGACCGCGGACTATATTTTCGGCCACGACCTGCTGAAGGCCGCCAAAGCCTTCTTCAGCGCCAACGAGGCCACCCTGATCGGCGACGAACTGATTGCGACTGATGTCACCGACTTCAGCCCGTACCTGCTGAAGGTCCGGCAGGCCAAGCCTGACGTCGTATGCTGCAACCTCGCCGGCAACCAGGTGACCAACCTCGTCAAGCAATATGCCGAGTTCGGCCTCCCCTACCCGCTGGTCGGCTTCAACCTCAACACCGGCGACGCCTGGGCGATGGGCGAAGGCAATCTCAGCGGCACCTGGCCGACGGTCTGGTATCACACGCTGGACAATCCGGCCTCAAGAGCCTTCGTCGAGGCCTTCAGCAAGAAACACGGCAAGCCGCCGGAGAACCACGCCTGGATCGAATACATCACGCTGAAAATGATCGCGCAGGCGATCACCGAGACCAAGTCGACCGAGAGCGATGCGCTGATCGCCTATTTCGAGAAGCAGACGCAGTTCGACATCATGAAGGCGCGCAAGGCCTATTTCCGTTCCTGGGACCACCAGCTCGTGCAGGAAGCCTATCCGTTCACCGTAAAACCGAAGAACGAGATGAAGGACAAGTGGGACATGCTCGTGCTCGGAGAAGCGGTGCCGGCCGCAGGCGCGGAGCTTGAATCGATCTACCCGACGAAGACGCAAAATCCCTGCAACATGAAGGCATAG
- a CDS encoding branched-chain amino acid ABC transporter ATP-binding protein/permease: protein MTSAAEKYRPLLLATLGVIALPFGLYLLGLSLNTGTMVVALAIAAMGLNLCIGYTGLVSFGHGAWFGIGAYAAGLIQRNWFNNDIFLPLLLAAVVVAIIATFVGFIILRRRGVYFSLLTLALSALAYTIAFRWTAVTGGEDGLGGLKRGSIGPFSLDNALNYYIVVSVLCLGVLYLLLRLVRSPFGHVLMAIRENQLRATFQGYPVERYKLGVFVISAVVTGFAGGLIGFQNYLVSAEAVSVPFSGELLAIVVIGGMRSMLGPAIGALFFILFRELFSIWTPNWLLWFGLVFVAFVLYSPGGLVGIWATLAKRWWPPPEEAAAMSRRKIYEGLPLPAFLQPKALDGTVLEVQGVSKTFGGIRAVTDASLQVGAGEIHALIGPNGAGKTTLFNLVSGLYPTDGGTIKLNGREIQGVASEAICHQGLARSFQITSLFKGLSIHENLRLSLQAQNTGRFNLWRDTDHYSDIHAETAELIKFLGLEGIETIEGGELSYGGQRLVDLGIALGSKPQVLLLDEPLAGLAAAERERVSNLVRNIAANIPVLIVEHDIDRVLGFSRTVTVMNQGEVLMTGTPDAVRADRRVQEIYTGTGVPEVEHVASDHAKAGAAPILRFERVNTFYGKSHILHDATLDVREGEIVALLGRNGAGKSTLLKTLAGLVPLSSGGIEYAGSDISRLPAPDIARAGIGYVPQGRGLFAGMTVRENLSLGRLARKTDGSNGVVWDEAQILEYFPRLRERMDVAADYLSGGEQQMVAVARAMSGNVKLLLLDEPFEGLAPAVIVELFKVFDRLRQHISIVIVEHNLDLVLALADRVFALERGAVFHQGPAQPLLTDLEYRKKILWL, encoded by the coding sequence ATGACAAGCGCCGCCGAAAAATATCGCCCGCTGCTGTTGGCCACGCTCGGCGTGATCGCGCTGCCGTTCGGCCTCTATCTGCTCGGCCTGTCGCTCAACACCGGAACCATGGTGGTGGCGCTCGCCATCGCCGCGATGGGGCTTAACCTCTGCATCGGCTATACTGGGTTGGTCTCGTTCGGCCATGGCGCCTGGTTCGGCATCGGCGCCTATGCAGCGGGATTGATCCAGCGCAACTGGTTCAACAACGATATCTTCCTGCCGCTGCTCCTCGCAGCCGTCGTCGTCGCAATCATCGCGACCTTCGTCGGCTTCATCATCCTGCGCCGCCGCGGCGTCTATTTCTCGCTGCTGACGCTGGCGCTGTCGGCGTTGGCCTACACCATCGCCTTCCGCTGGACCGCCGTCACCGGCGGCGAGGACGGCCTCGGCGGGTTGAAGCGCGGCAGCATCGGGCCGTTCAGCCTCGACAATGCGCTGAACTATTACATTGTCGTCTCCGTGCTCTGCCTCGGCGTGCTCTATCTGCTGCTGCGGCTGGTGCGCTCGCCATTCGGCCATGTGCTGATGGCGATCCGCGAAAACCAGTTGCGCGCCACTTTTCAGGGCTATCCGGTCGAGCGCTACAAGCTCGGCGTGTTCGTGATCTCGGCGGTCGTCACCGGCTTTGCTGGCGGGCTGATCGGATTCCAGAACTACTTGGTGTCAGCCGAGGCGGTCTCCGTCCCCTTCTCCGGCGAACTGCTTGCGATCGTCGTGATCGGCGGCATGCGCAGCATGCTGGGCCCGGCGATCGGCGCGCTGTTCTTCATCCTGTTCCGCGAATTGTTTTCGATCTGGACGCCGAACTGGCTGCTGTGGTTCGGCCTCGTCTTCGTCGCCTTCGTGCTGTATTCGCCGGGCGGGCTCGTCGGCATCTGGGCGACGCTTGCAAAGCGCTGGTGGCCGCCGCCGGAAGAAGCCGCTGCGATGAGCCGCCGGAAAATATACGAGGGTCTGCCGCTGCCGGCCTTCCTGCAGCCGAAAGCGCTCGACGGCACCGTGCTGGAGGTGCAAGGCGTCTCGAAGACTTTCGGCGGCATTCGCGCGGTGACCGATGCGAGCCTGCAGGTCGGCGCCGGCGAAATCCACGCGCTGATCGGGCCGAACGGCGCGGGAAAAACCACGCTGTTCAATCTGGTCTCCGGCCTCTATCCGACCGACGGCGGCACCATCAAGCTGAACGGCCGCGAGATCCAGGGCGTAGCGTCGGAGGCGATCTGCCACCAGGGACTGGCGCGCTCGTTCCAGATCACCAGTTTGTTCAAGGGGCTGTCGATCCATGAAAACCTGCGGCTGTCGCTGCAGGCGCAGAACACCGGCCGCTTCAACCTCTGGCGCGACACCGACCATTACAGCGACATCCACGCCGAGACCGCCGAGCTGATAAAATTCCTCGGCCTCGAAGGCATCGAGACCATCGAGGGCGGCGAGCTCTCCTATGGCGGGCAGCGGCTGGTCGACCTCGGCATCGCGCTCGGCTCCAAGCCGCAGGTGCTGTTGCTCGACGAGCCGCTGGCGGGCCTTGCCGCCGCCGAACGCGAGCGCGTCTCGAACCTCGTCCGGAACATCGCCGCCAATATTCCGGTCCTGATCGTCGAGCATGACATCGACCGCGTGCTCGGCTTCTCCCGCACCGTCACCGTGATGAACCAGGGCGAGGTGCTGATGACCGGCACGCCCGATGCGGTGCGCGCCGACCGCAGGGTGCAGGAGATCTATACCGGCACCGGCGTGCCGGAGGTCGAGCATGTCGCCAGCGATCACGCCAAAGCCGGCGCCGCGCCGATCCTGCGCTTCGAACGCGTCAATACGTTTTACGGCAAGAGCCATATCCTGCACGACGCCACGCTCGACGTGCGCGAGGGCGAAATCGTCGCTTTGCTCGGCCGCAACGGCGCCGGCAAGTCGACGCTGTTGAAGACGCTCGCAGGCCTCGTGCCGCTGTCGTCGGGCGGAATCGAATATGCCGGCAGCGACATCTCCCGCCTCCCCGCGCCCGATATCGCGCGCGCCGGCATCGGCTATGTGCCGCAGGGCCGCGGCCTGTTCGCAGGGATGACGGTGCGCGAAAATCTCTCGCTCGGGCGTCTCGCCCGCAAAACCGACGGCAGCAACGGCGTCGTATGGGACGAAGCCCAGATCCTCGAATATTTTCCGCGGCTGCGCGAACGCATGGACGTTGCGGCGGATTATCTTTCCGGCGGCGAGCAGCAGATGGTGGCGGTCGCGCGCGCGATGTCCGGCAACGTCAAACTGCTGCTGCTCGACGAACCCTTCGAGGGACTGGCGCCGGCCGTGATCGTCGAACTGTTCAAGGTGTTCGACCGGCTCCGGCAGCACATCTCCATCGTGATCGTCGAACACAATCTCGATCTGGTGCTGGCGCTTGCCGACCGCGTGTTCGCCCTGGAGCGCGGCGCGGTGTTCCATCAGGGACCGGCCCAACCGCTGCTGACGGACCTCGAATACCGGAAGAAGATCTTGTGGCTGTAA
- a CDS encoding IclR family transcriptional regulator, with product MKSRTKLKTSDKQAPPRKVSIANLVPSSEPNIDDEAEERARGGVQSLARAFSILEEVARHREGIGLADLSKLVGLHNSTTFHLAKTLVSLGYLRQERDSKRYRVGRPLFALAASALDEIEMVNLATPVLEDLSRESGESGHFAVRMGDAVVVIARTSGPGAFQLTDRVGVVRPAHCTALGKIMLASLRPDQLKRFLERVELKPSTKKSITDPSVLLRDIAEIRRSAIAFDDGEFNAEVRCVAVPVYNFTGEVIGALGISGPIWRMTDQVLQSRAKLVQAAAGRLSAEFGARDLAKSS from the coding sequence GCACCAAGCTGAAGACCAGCGACAAGCAGGCCCCGCCACGCAAGGTCTCGATCGCGAATCTGGTGCCGTCGAGTGAGCCCAACATCGACGACGAGGCCGAGGAGCGCGCCCGCGGCGGCGTGCAGTCGCTGGCCCGCGCGTTTTCGATCCTCGAGGAGGTCGCCCGTCACCGCGAAGGCATCGGCTTGGCGGACCTCAGCAAGCTGGTCGGCCTGCATAATTCCACCACCTTCCACCTCGCCAAGACGCTGGTCTCGCTCGGCTATCTCAGGCAGGAGCGCGATTCAAAACGCTACCGCGTCGGCCGGCCGCTGTTTGCGCTGGCGGCAAGTGCGCTTGACGAAATCGAGATGGTCAATCTGGCGACGCCGGTGCTGGAAGATCTGTCGCGCGAGTCCGGCGAAAGCGGCCATTTTGCCGTGCGCATGGGCGACGCCGTGGTCGTTATTGCCCGCACCAGCGGGCCCGGCGCGTTCCAGTTGACCGACCGCGTTGGCGTGGTGCGGCCGGCGCATTGCACCGCGCTCGGCAAGATCATGCTGGCCTCGCTCCGCCCCGACCAGTTGAAGCGTTTTCTCGAACGGGTCGAACTGAAACCGTCGACGAAAAAATCGATCACGGACCCCTCGGTATTGCTGCGCGACATCGCCGAGATCCGTCGCAGCGCGATCGCCTTCGACGACGGCGAATTCAACGCGGAAGTCCGCTGCGTCGCCGTGCCGGTTTATAATTTCACCGGCGAAGTGATCGGCGCGCTTGGGATTTCCGGCCCGATCTGGCGCATGACGGACCAGGTGCTGCAGAGCCGCGCCAAGCTGGTGCAAGCGGCTGCCGGCCGGCTGTCGGCCGAATTCGGCGCGCGGGATCTGGCGAAATCCTCCTGA
- a CDS encoding branched-chain amino acid ABC transporter permease produces the protein MQFGFLLEQVVNGLVLGGYYLLIALGLSLIFSVGGIVNLAHGAFYALGAYISVEITKYLGFGSAVVLSPVAVGLLGILFERFILRRFYDADPILSLLVTFSLAMVTEQAIRIIWGAPPISAGIPQALRGSVFLGDFLFSRYRLLILAVVAVVLVGVWLLLHKTSFGRVVRAGIQRPDMVAALGIRLQPYMTAIVMLGVGMAALGGAFFAPITIVHPAMGAEIITVAFVVVVIGGLGSFWGVVLAAMLVGVVRGITIHFAPAAGEASIYVLMFLVLLVRPRGLLGERIEKFE, from the coding sequence ATGCAGTTCGGATTTCTGCTGGAGCAGGTGGTGAATGGCCTGGTGCTCGGAGGCTACTACCTCCTGATTGCGCTCGGCCTGTCGCTGATCTTCAGCGTCGGCGGCATCGTCAATCTCGCGCACGGCGCGTTCTATGCGCTCGGCGCCTATATCTCCGTCGAGATCACGAAATATCTCGGCTTCGGTTCCGCGGTGGTGCTGTCGCCGGTCGCGGTCGGGCTGCTCGGCATTCTCTTCGAGCGTTTCATCCTGCGCCGCTTCTACGATGCCGATCCGATCCTGAGCCTGCTGGTGACGTTCAGCCTCGCCATGGTCACCGAACAGGCGATCCGGATCATCTGGGGCGCGCCGCCGATATCGGCGGGGATCCCGCAAGCGTTACGCGGCTCGGTCTTCCTCGGCGACTTCCTGTTCTCGCGCTATCGCCTGCTGATCCTCGCCGTCGTCGCCGTGGTCCTCGTCGGCGTCTGGCTGCTGCTGCACAAGACATCCTTTGGCCGCGTGGTGCGCGCCGGCATCCAGCGGCCGGACATGGTCGCTGCGCTGGGCATCCGCCTGCAGCCCTACATGACCGCGATCGTCATGCTGGGCGTCGGCATGGCCGCCCTCGGCGGCGCATTCTTTGCGCCGATCACCATCGTGCATCCCGCCATGGGCGCCGAGATCATCACGGTGGCCTTTGTCGTGGTCGTGATCGGCGGCCTCGGCAGTTTCTGGGGCGTGGTGCTGGCGGCGATGCTGGTCGGGGTCGTGCGCGGCATCACCATTCACTTCGCGCCGGCGGCCGGTGAAGCCTCGATCTACGTGCTGATGTTCCTGGTGCTGCTGGTGCGGCCGCGCGGGCTGCTTGGCGAACGTATCGAGAAGTTCGAATGA
- the hemC gene encoding hydroxymethylbilane synthase, whose product MSGQTLKIGTRKSAMALAQTEGIARLLRASDPALGVEIVKFETRGDQDQTSKLLRHGGKGGAFVAEIREAMRAGQLQAAMHSLKDVPGNEETPGLIIAATLPRDAANDALVLRPGLSLDEFRASKGKGFKIGTNAVRRAAYLRRLFPEVTVIHFRGAADTRVAKLDRGDKQRLPDGGEVGPADALVMARSGLERIGMTARIAHDFSVREMLPAVGQGIVAVECVENDWITRGRLAKIEDAASRLCAEAEREVLWVLNGHCNSPIAGHATLAGNEMTLTAAVLDETGDRFIEVSRQGAADRPRELGRAVGLELLDKGAAEIIARTRPDETSLLS is encoded by the coding sequence GTGTCGGGACAGACCTTGAAGATCGGCACGCGCAAGAGCGCGATGGCGCTGGCGCAGACGGAAGGGATCGCGCGGCTGTTGCGGGCGTCCGATCCCGCGCTCGGCGTCGAGATCGTCAAGTTCGAAACCCGCGGCGACCAGGACCAGACCAGCAAGCTGCTGCGCCATGGCGGCAAGGGCGGCGCCTTCGTCGCCGAAATTCGCGAAGCCATGCGCGCTGGTCAATTGCAGGCGGCGATGCATTCGCTCAAGGATGTTCCCGGCAACGAGGAGACCCCTGGCCTGATCATCGCCGCGACCCTGCCGCGCGACGCCGCCAACGACGCGCTGGTGCTGCGTCCCGGCCTTTCGCTCGACGAATTTCGCGCATCGAAGGGCAAGGGTTTCAAGATCGGCACCAATGCGGTGCGGCGCGCGGCATATCTGCGTCGGCTGTTTCCGGAAGTGACGGTGATCCATTTCCGCGGCGCGGCCGATACCCGCGTGGCAAAACTCGATCGCGGCGACAAGCAGCGGCTGCCCGATGGCGGCGAGGTGGGGCCTGCGGATGCGCTGGTCATGGCGCGGTCGGGGCTCGAGCGGATCGGCATGACCGCTCGCATCGCTCATGATTTTTCGGTTCGCGAGATGCTGCCGGCGGTAGGGCAGGGCATCGTCGCGGTCGAATGCGTCGAGAACGATTGGATCACGCGCGGGCGTCTCGCCAAGATCGAGGACGCCGCGTCGCGCCTCTGCGCCGAGGCCGAGCGCGAGGTGCTGTGGGTACTGAACGGCCATTGCAACTCCCCGATCGCCGGCCACGCTACGCTGGCGGGCAACGAGATGACGCTGACGGCGGCCGTGCTTGATGAAACCGGCGACCGTTTCATCGAGGTGTCGCGGCAGGGCGCGGCGGACCGGCCGCGCGAACTCGGGCGCGCGGTCGGGCTCGAGTTACTGGACAAGGGCGCCGCCGAGATTATCGCCCGGACGCGGCCGGACGAAACGTCGCTGCTTTCGTGA
- a CDS encoding multidrug effflux MFS transporter — protein MSDTSANAVAASGHRPMGFPEFVIVIASIMALNPLAMDMMLPALPNIASAFHITSANRPQMVLSIFLVGFGVGQFVMGPLSDRFGRRPVLLGGMAVYCVASLLAIAAPSFETLLLARALQGLCTSATRVIATSIVRDCYAGRRMASVMSLAMMVFIAVPVIAPAFGQAVLLLTQWRGIFIVLMLYGVVALIWSALRMPETLPVERRRSLAIGAVFDAFRQTVTNRQTLGYALAAGGVLGSLFAFVFISQQVFTGIYQLGHYFPVAFAGVAVGTAIAGFVNSRLVGRLGMRVLSHGALIGFVVIAATMLVAAKLQMLPLPLFMVLSVSMMFAFGLMIANFTALAMEPQGHIAGTAASLYGSITTLLGISIGATIGQDYDGTLVPFATGFLLCTLAALAVVLVVEKGRLFRPHGMKL, from the coding sequence TTGTCCGATACCAGTGCCAATGCCGTGGCCGCTTCAGGCCACCGCCCGATGGGCTTCCCCGAATTCGTGATCGTGATCGCGTCCATCATGGCGCTCAATCCGCTCGCCATGGACATGATGCTGCCGGCGCTGCCGAACATCGCGTCCGCCTTCCACATCACGTCGGCCAACCGGCCGCAGATGGTGCTGTCGATCTTCCTGGTCGGCTTCGGCGTCGGCCAGTTCGTGATGGGCCCGCTGTCGGACCGGTTCGGGCGGCGGCCCGTCCTGCTCGGCGGCATGGCCGTCTATTGTGTCGCAAGCCTGCTGGCGATCGCGGCTCCCTCCTTCGAGACGCTGCTGCTCGCCCGCGCGCTGCAGGGTCTCTGCACCTCGGCCACGCGCGTAATCGCGACCTCGATCGTTCGCGACTGCTACGCCGGCCGGCGCATGGCGAGCGTGATGTCGCTGGCGATGATGGTGTTCATTGCCGTGCCCGTCATCGCTCCGGCATTCGGCCAGGCCGTGCTGCTGCTGACGCAATGGCGCGGCATCTTCATCGTGCTGATGCTGTACGGCGTGGTGGCGCTGATCTGGAGCGCGCTGCGCATGCCGGAGACGCTGCCCGTCGAAAGGCGCAGGTCGCTCGCCATCGGCGCGGTATTCGATGCGTTCCGCCAGACCGTGACCAATCGCCAGACGCTGGGTTATGCGCTGGCGGCCGGCGGCGTATTGGGCTCGCTGTTCGCCTTCGTATTCATCTCGCAGCAGGTGTTCACCGGCATCTACCAGCTCGGGCATTATTTTCCGGTTGCGTTTGCCGGCGTCGCCGTCGGAACCGCGATCGCCGGGTTCGTCAATTCCCGCCTCGTCGGCCGCCTCGGCATGCGCGTGCTCTCCCACGGCGCGCTGATAGGCTTCGTGGTCATCGCGGCAACCATGCTGGTGGCGGCGAAATTGCAGATGCTGCCCTTGCCGCTGTTCATGGTGCTCTCGGTATCGATGATGTTTGCGTTCGGCTTGATGATCGCCAATTTCACCGCGCTCGCCATGGAGCCGCAGGGCCATATCGCCGGCACCGCCGCGTCGCTGTATGGCTCGATCACCACCCTGCTCGGCATCAGCATCGGCGCCACCATCGGGCAGGATTACGACGGCACGCTGGTGCCGTTCGCGACCGGTTTCCTGCTCTGCACGCTGGCGGCGCTTGCCGTGGTGCTGGTGGTGGAGAAAGGCCGGCTGTTCCGGCCGCATGGCATGAAGCTGTGA
- a CDS encoding M20 family metallopeptidase: protein MDNRSNIWRGVDTIKPRFTALADRVWAMPEVCYTEARSSAEHLAELRHQGFRITEQVAGIPTAVMGEWGEGGPVIAFLGEYDALPGLSQEAGVAEPRPLEAGGHGHGCGHNLLGSAALLAATAVKDWLAEHKMPGRVRYYGCPAEEGGAAKAFMVRDGAFDDADIAITWHPSSFWEVVMTPSLANTRADFIFTGRTSHAAASPHLGRSALDAVELMNVGVNYMREHMPSDARVHYALLDTGGIAPNVVQAHARVRYSIRDRDLPGMNELVERVHKIAQGAALMTETKVEMKIISAVSNLLPNTPLEAALHRIMEELGPPHFDDTDKDFAARIRSTLTDKDIASVYHSIGMEPTDRPLADFIVPLDAKRNPQIGSTDVGDVSWVVPTVQVHAPTVAIGTPFHTWQVVAQGKSPHAHKAMVQAAKAMAGLGVRALTEPDLITAAKADLTKRTTRTPYVSPLPDSVAPPLDMSLI from the coding sequence ATGGATAACCGCAGTAACATCTGGCGTGGCGTCGACACCATCAAGCCGCGTTTCACCGCCTTGGCCGACCGGGTCTGGGCGATGCCCGAGGTCTGCTACACCGAAGCGCGCTCTTCCGCCGAGCATCTGGCCGAGCTGCGTCATCAGGGTTTCCGTATCACCGAGCAGGTCGCAGGCATCCCCACCGCCGTGATGGGTGAATGGGGCGAAGGCGGGCCCGTGATCGCGTTTCTCGGCGAATACGACGCCCTGCCCGGTCTCAGCCAGGAAGCCGGCGTGGCCGAACCCCGCCCGCTGGAAGCCGGCGGCCATGGCCATGGTTGCGGCCACAATCTGCTCGGCTCGGCCGCGCTGCTTGCGGCCACCGCCGTGAAGGACTGGCTCGCCGAACACAAGATGCCGGGGCGCGTGCGCTATTACGGCTGCCCCGCGGAGGAAGGCGGCGCCGCGAAGGCCTTCATGGTGCGCGACGGCGCCTTTGACGACGCCGACATCGCGATCACCTGGCACCCGTCGAGCTTCTGGGAAGTGGTGATGACGCCTTCGCTCGCCAACACGCGCGCCGATTTCATCTTCACCGGACGCACCTCGCATGCCGCGGCCTCGCCGCATCTCGGCCGCAGCGCGCTGGATGCGGTCGAACTGATGAATGTCGGCGTCAACTACATGCGCGAACACATGCCGAGCGATGCCCGCGTCCATTATGCCCTGCTCGACACCGGCGGCATCGCCCCCAACGTGGTGCAGGCCCATGCGCGCGTGCGCTATTCGATCCGCGACCGCGACCTGCCCGGCATGAACGAACTGGTGGAGCGCGTCCACAAGATTGCGCAGGGCGCGGCGCTGATGACCGAAACCAAGGTGGAGATGAAGATCATTTCCGCCGTCTCCAATCTGTTGCCGAACACCCCGCTCGAGGCGGCGCTTCATCGCATCATGGAGGAACTCGGCCCACCGCATTTCGATGACACCGACAAGGATTTCGCGGCCAGGATCCGCTCCACGCTGACGGACAAGGATATCGCGAGCGTCTATCACTCGATCGGCATGGAGCCGACCGACCGGCCGCTGGCCGATTTCATCGTACCGCTGGATGCCAAACGTAACCCGCAAATCGGCTCGACCGACGTCGGCGACGTGAGCTGGGTCGTACCGACCGTGCAGGTCCACGCCCCGACCGTTGCCATCGGCACCCCGTTCCACACCTGGCAGGTGGTGGCGCAGGGCAAGAGCCCGCACGCCCACAAGGCCATGGTGCAGGCGGCCAAGGCCATGGCCGGCCTCGGCGTCCGGGCGCTGACGGAGCCGGACCTGATCACCGCCGCCAAGGCCGACCTGACGAAGCGCACCACCCGCACCCCCTATGTCAGCCCGCTGCCGGACAGCGTTGCGCCGCCGCTGGACATGTCGCTGATCTGA